Within the uncultured Methanobrevibacter sp. genome, the region TTGTATGGTGTTAATTTTATTAACTCTTAAAGGACATTTTGCTCATCATGTTGAGAACTTAGAAAAATTAGCATTTATTATAACTTTCATGATTATTGTATGTTTATTTATAATAAGATTTAGACCAATTTAGGAATGATATTATGTTAGAATTTTTAATTTATTTATTTACATTTATTATAGGTTCAATAATTGGATTATTGTATAGTTATAAACAGCATGGTGAACCTTTTGTTGTTAATGGTTTAAATGTGGTTATGTGTGTAATTTCAATTATTGGATGGATGATGATAATTAATGGTCAATTTTCTCAAATCTTAGTAGCTATTGGTCTTTTCTTAGTAGGTTTTGTAATGGGTGAACGACCGGGATATGGTAGATTGGAAACGTTAATTGGATTAGTTATTGCAGTTATTGTGTATGTATTAATCAATTTAATTTAATGTTGTGATTGTATGGATGATGAAGTTAAATTTAATTTGATGAAAAAAAGAATCCTTGAAAGTTTTAAATGGCAACAAGATGTGATAATTCCTATTTCAAAAGAATTTAATTGTGAGACTGAAGATTTGGAAGAAATATTCATGAATCTCTTGGATATGTCATCTTTAGAATCATTGCATGGGACATTAGAGTTTGCTAATTATAGATGTTTACTTGAAAGGATAGATGCTGATTTAAGATTACCTTGGTATGTTGATATCTTGGGGTTATTATCTGTTGATCAAGGTGAAGAAATCAAAAATAAGATTGCCTGTGAGATTACTGATGGAAAATCTTATGATGATGCATTAAATAAGGGTAGAAATGATTTATTTAATTTATTGAAGAATATAAATATTAATTAATAATGAATACTATAAATATAATAATTAATAATTTGAGAGGCTTATAGATGTTAAATGCTATTAGGGATGTTGTGAGGAAAAGTTCAATTCATGTTTGTATTGTGAATTGTGGGGGATGCAATGGGTGCGATGTTGAATTAGTTGCATTAATGTCTCCAAGATATGATTTGGAACAATATGGTATTTATGTTCACAATAATCCTCGTGAAGCTGATGTTTTATTATTGACTGGTGCTGTTACTGAACAGTGGATTGATAATTTAAAGAGAGTTTATGATAAAGCTCCTGAACCAAAAATTGTAGTGGCTGTTGGAAATTGTCCACAATCTGGCGATGTATTTAATCAGGAAGGTGGGAAAGTTAATGCTCCTGCTTCTGATTTTATACCTGTTGATGCAGTTATACCAGGTTGTCCGCCTAGGCCTAGTGAAATTTTAGAAGCTATATTGTCTGTTGGTCCACAAGCTATTGCTAATCGTGGGAGGGAAAGAAAATGATATTGCCTATTGGTCCAATCCATCCTTATTTAAAAGAACCATTGAGACTTAAACTTCAAACTGATGGGGAAAAAGTAGTTAAAGCTGAAATTGAATATGGTTATGTTCATAGAGGAATTGAAAAGATAATAGAAGGTAAACCTTGGCAAAAAGGTATTTTTTTAGCTGAAAGAATTTGTGGAATATGTTCTTATGAACATACACAATCATTTGCGGAAACTATTGAACAAATTTCTGGAGTTTATCCTCCTTTAAGAGCTCAATTTCTAAGAGTTATTACAAATGAGTTAGATAGAATTCAAAGTCACTTGTTAGGTAATTCTACATTTTTCAAGTCAATTGATCATGAAACATTGTTTATGCAATCTTTGGATATAAGGGAATATGCTATGGATTCTATTGAGTTATTAACTGGGAATAGGGTTAATATGGGGTGGAATGTTGTTGGTGGTGTTAAAATGGATGCTGATGAGCGCCATTTCAAACCAATTCTTGAAAATTTAAAAATAATTGAGGAAAGAATTCCTAGATTAAGAGAAATTTATGCTGAAGGTCCAGCTATTGGTATGCGTTCTCATGATGTTGGTGTAATGACTAAAAAAGAAGCTATTAAGGGAAGGGCTGTAGGACCTATTGGAAGAGCTTCTGGATTAAAGCATGATTTAAGAGAAGATCATTATACTTATAAAGATAATTTTGATTTTAAAACTATTTGGAGAAGTGAAGGAGATAATTATGCAAGGACTCTAAATAGGATTGATGAAATTCCTGAATGTATTAGTTTGATTAGGCAAGCTATTGAAAATATTCCTGATGGGGATATTCGTGTTCCTGTGGATATTAAATCAGGATATGCTGAATGGAAAAATGAGGCACCTCGTGGCGAAGTAAGTTATATGATGGAAACTAATGGTAATCTAATTAAACATATTTCTATTAGAACTCCGAGTATTGCAAATATGGATTCTTGTGCAAAATACATGCTTAAAAATGTTGCAACTGTTGCAGATGCAGTAGCTACTTATGCATCAAGTGATCCTTGTGTTGCATGTGCAGAAAGAGTAGCTATTATTGATAAAGAAGGTAAAACAACTACTAAAAATATTTTTGAGGTAATGTAAATGTCTTCTTTAATGTGGTATATTTATGATTTTGCTAGGAAAGCATGGGCGGAAGGATTTGCTAATGCTAAAACTACTTCAAAGATTGTAGAAAAACCTGATAGATTTAGAGATTTTCCGGTAGTGATTAAAGAATATTGTATAGGTTGTGGTGCATGTATTGCTTCATGTCCTGCCCCAAATGCAATTAAATTAGTTCGTGATGAGGATGATGAAACAGAAGAGGGCATTACTTATCCAATGATAAATAAATCTGCTTGTATTCGCTGTGGTTTTTGTGCTGAGGTTTGTCCAACGGAACCTAAAACTTTAGAATGTGGTGAAAATCATTTATTGAAACCAGAATTTAATATTATTCCTTCTAAAAGGCAATTTATTATTGATGATTATTTGTGTATTCGTTGTAAAAAATGCATGAAAAAATGCCCAGTTGATGCGATTTATGTTAATGATGATGGTAAAGTTGTTGTAAATCAAGTTAAATGTATTTCTTGTGGTGAATGTCTTGATGTTTGTCCAGTACATGGTGCTATGAAAGGTGTTTTCATTGATAATTTACAAGATCAAAAGGAATTAATTGCTAAAACAGTGGATTTTCTTGAAAGATATATTGTTAATAAAAAAGAAGATTTAAGATCTTTAGAAAAAGATAGGTTACTGCAATATAAAATCCCACTTTCTACTATACTGGATGATGTGTTAAATATCATTCCAGATGAAGAAATGGCTTTGGAAATATTGGAAAACACGGTAAATAGACTTAAAATTAGAATTATTGATTGGAATAGTTCTTCTTGTAAAAAATGTCAAATGTGTATTCCAGATTGCCCTACAGGTGCAATTTTCTTTGATAAGAGTAAGGATATGATTGTAAGAGATGAAAATAAATGTTTACGTTGCAGTATTTGTTATCAATCTTGTCCATTTTCAACAATCAATTATTTCATATCTAAATTCTCTTTTGAAAATGATGAAAAAATTATTCATGTTGCTGTTAAAGCTTCAAATTTAAATGATGATTTAATTATGGATTGAGTGTTATGATTGATAGTTATACTAAAACTCCAAGACCTTTGAGAGATGTAGAGGTTGAATCTTCAATTGATCAAACTAAATGTGTAAATTGTATAGATAAACCATGTCTTGAATCTTGTCCAATTGGAGCAATTTATATTGATTCTACTGATAATTTTGTTAAAATAAAAAGCACTTGTTTTGGTTGTGTTTTATGTCGTAATAGTTGTCCTTATGATGCAATAAGTCTTGATGTAGATATTGCGGATCCAATTAAAGAAAATGTTCCAAATATTAATACAAAATTATGTAAATCTTGTGGAGCATGTGTTCAGGCATGTAAAACAGGTTCGATTCATATTCAAACCTCTAGTTCTGGTGAAGCTTACAGTGTAATAAATCCAGATACTTGTGTTAGGTGTGGGTATTGTTTTAGAGTTTGTCCAACAGATGCTATTAAATATGGTCAACTTCTTCCAAAAACAGTTAAAGGTGGAAAGGTCATTATTGTTAATCAGGACGTTTGTATTGGTTGTATGACTTGTATGAGAGTTTGTCCTGCTGCAGGTGCAATTAATGTTTCTAGAACTAATAAATTACCTTATATTAATCCGGGATATTGTGCCAGATGTGAAGAATGTATGCATTCATGTCCATCAACAGCTATTAAATATTCTTCACGTAAAAAAGCTTTTAAATTATATAGTGAAATTAAATCTTATGACATGGCTTCTGAGATTGTAGATAAAGATATGAAAAGACTTTCGTTAGATTTAATTGGTTTAAACAGGTCTCTTCAAAAAATATCTAATATTTTATCTTTGGAATTTGATGATGCTAATTATGAGGATTATATAGAATATAAAGTTAATGACATGATGAATAGAGAGTTAAATTTAATTTTAGGTGAAAATATTGAAATTAAAAAATTTGACAAGTTATTTGACTCTTATTTAATTAATAGGGATATAGAAGTATTTGAAAATAAATGTATTGCTTGTGGAGAATGTTTAAATGACTGTCCAACAAATGCAATATCACTTGATGCTCCAAAACCTATTGTTATAAATAAAAATAAGTGTGTTTACTGTGGTAAATGTATTGAAAATTGTCAATTTGGGGCTATTAATGCTTATGATGATTATTTCCATAGTAAAGGATTAGATTTGTTCTTTAGTAGATCTAATTTAAAAGGTCAAAGGGAAGCTGACTTTTTGTTAGCTAATGAAAAATGTCAAGCTTGTGGAATTTGTGTAAAAAATTGTCCTACTTTAGCATTAACGTTAGAAAATGATAAAATTATTTTTAATGAGGATAATTGTATATATTGTAGGCAATGTGAATCAATTTGCCCTGTAACTGCAATAAAATTAGTTAATTTCAGGTGATTGTGTGTTTGAAAAATCATTTATTACTGATTGTGAAGGTCCACTTACTTTAAATGATAATGCTTTTGAGTTATGTGTACATTTCATTGAGAATGGCGGAGATTTATTTAAAATTCTTAGTTTATATGATGATTATTTAGTTGATGAAATTAAAAAGGAAAATTACAAGGCAGGCAATACTTTAAAGTTAATTTTACCATTTTTTGTTGTTGAAAATCTTAAAAATAATGATTTGATTAGTTTTTCACAAAATCATATTTATGCAGTCAATGATTCAAAATTTCTATTAAAATATTTGCAAAATGCTATGAATACTTATATAGTTAGTACTAGTTATGGTCAATATATTGAAGCAGTATCTAATTTTATGGAGTTTCCATTTAAAAATACATATTATACTAAGGTTGATTTAGATGAGTTAAATCTAACTGATGAAGAAATAGTTAAAATTATCAAATTTAAAGAACAAATATTGGAAAATCCTGAAGATTATGAATTGTTTAATAATATCTTCTTTAATGAGATTCCTAAAATGGAAATTTATAAAAATATTAAAAATATTGATGTTGTAGGTGGTGAAGGTAAAAAATTAGCTATTGATAATATAATAGCTAAAAATAATATTGATATTAATGAAATTTTATACATTGGAGATAGTATTACTGATGTTGAACCATTGAGATT harbors:
- a CDS encoding energy-converting hydrogenase subunit EhaL family protein, encoding MLEFLIYLFTFIIGSIIGLLYSYKQHGEPFVVNGLNVVMCVISIIGWMMIINGQFSQILVAIGLFLVGFVMGERPGYGRLETLIGLVIAVIVYVLINLI
- a CDS encoding DUF1959 family protein, whose product is MDDEVKFNLMKKRILESFKWQQDVIIPISKEFNCETEDLEEIFMNLLDMSSLESLHGTLEFANYRCLLERIDADLRLPWYVDILGLLSVDQGEEIKNKIACEITDGKSYDDALNKGRNDLFNLLKNININ
- a CDS encoding NADH-quinone oxidoreductase subunit B family protein, which encodes MLNAIRDVVRKSSIHVCIVNCGGCNGCDVELVALMSPRYDLEQYGIYVHNNPREADVLLLTGAVTEQWIDNLKRVYDKAPEPKIVVAVGNCPQSGDVFNQEGGKVNAPASDFIPVDAVIPGCPPRPSEILEAILSVGPQAIANRGRERK
- a CDS encoding nickel-dependent hydrogenase large subunit: MILPIGPIHPYLKEPLRLKLQTDGEKVVKAEIEYGYVHRGIEKIIEGKPWQKGIFLAERICGICSYEHTQSFAETIEQISGVYPPLRAQFLRVITNELDRIQSHLLGNSTFFKSIDHETLFMQSLDIREYAMDSIELLTGNRVNMGWNVVGGVKMDADERHFKPILENLKIIEERIPRLREIYAEGPAIGMRSHDVGVMTKKEAIKGRAVGPIGRASGLKHDLREDHYTYKDNFDFKTIWRSEGDNYARTLNRIDEIPECISLIRQAIENIPDGDIRVPVDIKSGYAEWKNEAPRGEVSYMMETNGNLIKHISIRTPSIANMDSCAKYMLKNVATVADAVATYASSDPCVACAERVAIIDKEGKTTTKNIFEVM
- a CDS encoding 4Fe-4S binding protein, which gives rise to MSSLMWYIYDFARKAWAEGFANAKTTSKIVEKPDRFRDFPVVIKEYCIGCGACIASCPAPNAIKLVRDEDDETEEGITYPMINKSACIRCGFCAEVCPTEPKTLECGENHLLKPEFNIIPSKRQFIIDDYLCIRCKKCMKKCPVDAIYVNDDGKVVVNQVKCISCGECLDVCPVHGAMKGVFIDNLQDQKELIAKTVDFLERYIVNKKEDLRSLEKDRLLQYKIPLSTILDDVLNIIPDEEMALEILENTVNRLKIRIIDWNSSSCKKCQMCIPDCPTGAIFFDKSKDMIVRDENKCLRCSICYQSCPFSTINYFISKFSFENDEKIIHVAVKASNLNDDLIMD
- a CDS encoding 4Fe-4S binding protein translates to MSVMIDSYTKTPRPLRDVEVESSIDQTKCVNCIDKPCLESCPIGAIYIDSTDNFVKIKSTCFGCVLCRNSCPYDAISLDVDIADPIKENVPNINTKLCKSCGACVQACKTGSIHIQTSSSGEAYSVINPDTCVRCGYCFRVCPTDAIKYGQLLPKTVKGGKVIIVNQDVCIGCMTCMRVCPAAGAINVSRTNKLPYINPGYCARCEECMHSCPSTAIKYSSRKKAFKLYSEIKSYDMASEIVDKDMKRLSLDLIGLNRSLQKISNILSLEFDDANYEDYIEYKVNDMMNRELNLILGENIEIKKFDKLFDSYLINRDIEVFENKCIACGECLNDCPTNAISLDAPKPIVINKNKCVYCGKCIENCQFGAINAYDDYFHSKGLDLFFSRSNLKGQREADFLLANEKCQACGICVKNCPTLALTLENDKIIFNEDNCIYCRQCESICPVTAIKLVNFR